One genomic window of Candidatus Kuenenia stuttgartiensis includes the following:
- a CDS encoding SPL family radical SAM protein: MEDSLSTIDDIDSLKTFVRKKYYYLGQNKQQEISRLIFEIAKREKVGFSLVFEQIPPPPSRFSFIKSYLLERRYPLLHQNGVKISQTFCDVDINPSLRVNLTTKQIITPKQFFVEESVLSTETVQRIRDKFPNSTFTMIASYREYVKKKAFTIADYNRRLENFFIIREKFDFYKHCPCSNNSASCGYFVMNLGSGCPYECTYCFLQNYINSPGIVLPANIEDFFTVFRNLKKDMRLGSGELTDSLAFDHITEYSPKIVNFFRQYPKSTFEFKTKSNNVRLLTSAPGAKNIIISWSLNPQKLIDTAEYFTASLEERLEAAQACTAAGYRVAFHFDPIICYSGWETDYEVLINTVFTKIESNTIAWLSLGTLRISPQLKKIIENRFPENALLDEELLTGFDGKLRYPAEIRSFIYTTMNSWIRKNNKSVPVYLCMEEREMHRDTHLSLKHETKQTTVIF, from the coding sequence ATGGAAGATTCTCTTTCAACAATAGACGACATTGACTCTTTAAAAACCTTCGTCAGAAAAAAATATTACTATCTTGGGCAAAACAAGCAACAAGAGATATCCCGCCTTATCTTTGAGATTGCAAAACGTGAAAAGGTTGGATTTTCACTTGTTTTTGAACAGATTCCCCCACCGCCAAGCCGTTTCTCTTTCATTAAAAGTTATTTGCTGGAACGGCGTTATCCTTTGCTTCACCAAAATGGGGTCAAAATAAGCCAGACTTTTTGCGACGTCGATATAAATCCCTCCTTAAGGGTTAATCTCACTACGAAACAAATCATCACGCCGAAACAGTTTTTTGTAGAAGAATCCGTTTTGTCTACCGAAACCGTTCAGCGAATACGCGACAAATTCCCCAACAGTACTTTTACCATGATAGCGTCCTACCGTGAATACGTGAAGAAGAAAGCATTTACTATTGCCGATTACAACAGAAGGCTGGAAAATTTCTTTATTATACGCGAAAAATTTGACTTTTATAAACACTGTCCATGTTCAAACAACTCCGCATCGTGCGGATATTTTGTAATGAATTTAGGGAGCGGATGCCCATATGAATGCACCTATTGCTTTCTTCAAAACTATATTAACTCGCCTGGGATTGTGCTACCGGCAAATATAGAGGATTTTTTCACCGTCTTCAGGAATTTAAAAAAAGACATGCGCCTCGGATCAGGAGAATTAACCGATTCCCTTGCATTCGACCACATTACGGAGTATTCGCCTAAAATCGTGAATTTCTTCCGGCAATATCCCAAAAGCACTTTCGAGTTCAAAACAAAAAGCAACAATGTGCGCTTGCTCACTTCAGCACCCGGAGCAAAGAATATTATCATTTCATGGTCATTGAATCCGCAAAAGTTGATCGACACCGCAGAGTATTTTACCGCTTCCCTGGAGGAAAGGTTAGAAGCAGCGCAAGCATGCACAGCGGCGGGATATCGTGTTGCTTTCCACTTTGATCCGATTATCTGCTATAGTGGATGGGAGACAGATTATGAAGTATTAATCAATACCGTCTTTACCAAAATTGAATCAAACACTATCGCGTGGCTGAGTTTAGGAACATTGCGCATATCGCCTCAATTAAAAAAAATCATTGAAAACCGGTTTCCCGAAAATGCCCTGCTTGACGAAGAATTATTAACCGGTTTCGACGGAAAATTGAGGTATCCGGCAGAGATAAGATCATTTATATACACCACTATGAACTCATGGATACGGAAAAACAACAAAAGTGTTCCCGTTTATTTATGCATGGAGGAAAGAGAAATGCATAGAGACACACATCTCTCCCTTAAACATGAAACAAAACAGACAACGGTAATTTTTTAA
- a CDS encoding diguanylate cyclase domain-containing protein, with product MSLYVCFFWIWHFKSINDTYGHTAGDRVL from the coding sequence ATGAGTCTGTATGTTTGCTTCTTTTGGATATGGCACTTTAAGAGTATTAATGATACGTATGGTCATACGGCTGGCGACCGGGTATTGTAG